tttgttcttctcatatttcctttcaataaaatttccattttttgttttatttattttcttttccaccacaaccatgagtCACTAAATCCATCTAGCTGAAGGTTGTcgatattccccaaaaagggttcttgaggcttagagtccgtacttagcctcctcgcCGAGTATTCATCATTCCTCTGCACTACGGGGttgacgcttccgtccatgtcccttaagaagtaagcttttcaacatATGCAAAGGCGGgtgctttgtatgttttgggaaagttgcacagtcggttcgttagcttattGCGTCAGAGGTTGGCAAGCCTCAAAGACAAAATGGcatgggattcgccattgagaagtgttgatctagcataagacgatcccacaaaagcgattgttggctagagtcaggctCCACTAAATCGaaagtctaaatccttggagctggtggtcgtaggcgttctcttccactataactggcttattcggtttgggaagaATCATCTAAAAgtcgaggattgaacccaaggcggaatgagacaactggaggctggaatctcctataagaattttctttatctcaactctatttttaatttctcgaatttttgattcaatattcgtaattctatttttattttatttttttgtttccagatccaaacctttaattttgttatttttttattttttttattttttcaggaacgctggttttcttgggcaagattctgccGAAATTTCACGAaacaagatattgtgcaaatccagtccaGAGGATTcaaccctacttcccttttactattcttttcattatttattaggatAGGAtattttggtgctttcaacgatcAAGATCAAATTTTGGCGCCAGTTGGGGGGACGCAACGTGCTAatcttgttttttgtttcttatgaccagATCTGCTCCAGGTACTCTTGCGTTCGATTTAGAAATTGAGAAGACTGCTAGAGCCAATCGCAAGGAGACAAAGTTACGGAAAAAACAGTCAGCGGTGGTTGGAACTCAAAGTAACCCACCGTCAAAAATCGAAGTCAAGGacgaagctgagtctagggttaacgaaaCCCTACACGAACACTTGAAAGCGAAAAAGTAGAAGTCGACTCACCAGAAGAAGTGCTTAAcgctagggttaacgaaaacccgaATCTAGCACATCAACCAATGGCTCAAACGATTCGGCAACTGGCCGAAGCTCTGATAGAACAACCGCCATTATGCATCGCGTATCCTACTGTAGATACtgattttgagttgaagtcAGGTTTAATGCAGTTACTGTCAACTTTTCGTAGgttgcaaaatgaaaatccccacaagcatctgaaagagtttcatatggtttgtcttagcatgaaacctcaggggGTAACTAAGGATTAGATTAAATTGCGTGCTTTCCCTTTCTCCCTAGCAGATTCTGCtaaggaatggttattttatttaccctCTGAATCTATTACAACTTGGGCTGATATATCTCGTTTGTTTCTGAATAAGTTTTTTCCAGCGTCTCGAGTAGCTGAGCTAAGAAGAGAGATCGTTGGAATAAGGCAAAAAGAAGCTGAGTCCCTTTACGATTATTAGGAGCAGTTTAAGAAGTTGTGTGCAAGTTGCCCACAACATGGTATAACAGAGCAATCTCTCCCATGGAGATGAATATGGTAGACGCCACTAGTGGAGGAGCATTGGTCAACATGACTCCCCAACAAGCGAAAGACTTGATCTCCACGATGGCTGCAAATTCTCGCAGCTGAGCCAATCATCGAACCCCTAGAAGGGTTCACCAGCTAAGTAATTTAACCTTAGAGGAtaaagttgatagacttactaataTGATGAACTCTTTTATTGCAGAAAAAATGAAGACAGCTCGGTTATGCGGAATATGTGCTACACCTGATCATGCAACTGATGCATGTCCCAGTTTGTATGATGATACCACGGCCCATCTGGATGTTGTGGGAAATTTTCTTGGGCCGCCACAAAGGCGATACGACCCCTACGCTAATACCTACAACCCAGAGTGGAGGGACCATCCTAACTTAAGTTATGGGGTCAATCCACAAAATAACCAGCCATACCAAAATCAGTTTCCGCGACAGCCGTAAGGTTCAcgtaattttctaaaaaccatggtcaataagttagcaactaatgttcttgattttcaacagcaaactcttaatttccaaaaagagATGAAAGATTTCCAACAGAAAACTGAGGCGTCCATCAGAGAGTTGACCACATCGATCAAGAAATTGACCTCTCAAGGGAAGCTTCCATCACAAATTGAACCAAACCCTAGACAAAATGCAAATGTAGTAACGTTGCGAAGCGGAAAGGTACTGGAATCGATTCCTGACAAGAATCTTAGCCAAGAAATCGCCCAAAAAAACTCGAGAAAGACGAACAGGTCCGACCGAAGCCTCCATTGCctaaaattcaacctccattTCTAGAACGATTCAACCAGTGTCGAAGAGGTAAAGAGGACAAGAAAATCCTcgaaacatttaggaatgtcGAGATCAACATTCCGCTGTTGGACGCCATCAAGCAAATACCACGGTATTTTTTAAAGCAACATATAAATTATCACTAGaccaatttatattttttaaagtaacaGAAGAAACAagttctcttttttctttttaataacattttattaatcattttcttCTAGAGGGGTGGTACAAATCCTAAactaatcatatatataatataataagacACTAAAATTGCAACACGTGgcgtaattatatttttaatttaatttaaataaaattactcatttaatttaacttaaataaaaattatttaattatatattatctataattaatttttaaattaattttatgttaaaataaaaatttaattagataaaataaaatttaagttaataatttaaattatataaaattttatttattaaattatattacctattttcctttaatttaaattaaataatttttatttattaaattatatactatttatataatatatattagtatttattctaattattagCATATACTAATTAAACTctataactatttttaaattaatatttttttagattttataattaaaataaatagttaattagataaataaaataaaaaaaagttaatttttacaTTACCAATTATTTTATGGGCCCCGAACCATGAACTCTAAATCTTGAATCTCGAACTTCTAAATATTGAACTTGAACCCTAAACACTGAATCTCAAACCCCAAATACTAAACTCgaatcttaaatcttaaatcttGAACCCCAAACTAAAACCCtgaaccttaaaccttaaatttggaTCTCAATTTTTGAGTCCGGGGTTCAGggtaaaaaattactaaaatattattaaataattaaaaatgaatcatGAATAATGTTGTGGAAaaggtccataaaataatttcttgacTAGGAAGGATCCATACAATAATTTCTCTtcaaactcttaatttaaatgaatctaaattttactcaaatctatttttcaacactaatatttttatataatctttttcaattttacaggaatccaactcttaaataaatctaatttaatgCATAAATTGGATGGTAGTTATTTTACATACAATTTTATTCTTATGATTATTGGATAAGCGTTACCTTTTGATagttatattttcaaaaaaaagagataaaaaggATAGGAAAACGTAGGGAGATGATTTCACgatatcttaaaaaaaaaaaaagcttaggAATCCCACCATGGAAAGTGGAACGACATGACCAAGTCTACTCTGTTACACAGGATGGCTCTagtgattttcttttttattcttttatacgTTTAAGAAAAAACAGATCACGAAAGTAAATTTAGGCTTTGATCTTTCCTAAGAATAAGCCTATAAAAAGGCTGAGTTAAGGAGGGTTTCGAAAGCTATTTAAGCTGAGCTTTAATTGCACATATTAGATGAGCAGATTCTTCTACTCTTTCTGATTCATCTTAATATTAACAGACCTGCCTCAACAATTCTATACAAATTTGCTTGTTGGGGTGTCCTTTTCTGTTGATGCAGCTTCATCTAATTCTTATATGGTCATCAGAATTTGATGGCAAATTGCACCCAATGTATTGATTGTCAATTTAGGAATGATTTCATAATGGCATATAGGAGTTGGCTGTATGATATGCACAAAGCATTTTATTTGATATGCTTTTGTGATGGTAACCAGCTccttaaattcaaatttggtGGTGTTTAAAGCCCTAATCATAAAAACAAGACATGGTTGAGGGTTACGCTCACCACTACATTTTTAATCCCTTGCTTCTTAATTTTCTCATATGTGAGAGTGTTTGTTGGATACGAATACATGTAGgatgtatatatattggatttttCCAGATAGTTTTGGCAATAAAAATCTTTTAGAACAGTGTCCGGGTAACTTAGCTTATGACAATTAGGTAAAATTCGCAGGaaagtaattttatttgttagcAAACTTGGTGTCTGGTTTAGTGCTGGCTTTATTCCCTTACCAAAAGTCTGTTGCCAAGAGAGGAACAGTATCTTGTCTTTCAGGCTTTGCCGTAAAAGGTTGCTTTAACAGTTCCCTATTCTACTGTGGGAACATTTATGGAGAAGTTAAGTTCATCTCAGTAAACGGGTGAACCAGACTTGGTAAAACcttcacaaaaataaatggatttTCTCACAAGTcacaaaataaaaggaatttttttttttttaaaaagtgctTTGCAAATGACTGTTTTACTGACAAAACTAACACTTATATACCCTTCATATCTCATCTACCAAAGGTGTTATTCTAATGTTTATATTTGTATTGTATGGTTGTTTTCCATGGATATTTCCTGTTACTCTCTGAGACACAGTAGAACTTCAATCATGAGACAGTAAAGGATCAATGTTTTGTTAGGTTATTTGAGTAAATGGGGTATGAGGGAAAGCTTTTATAATCATGTAAGCATAATAAGTTTTGATAACATTAGTTATATGTCAGATTAAGAGATGTATTTTGGTGTTAAGTTGCATGATatgtaaaaatctttaaatccCAATCAAACAACACTTGATTGTCTCTGTGATGAGAACTGATATGAGATTCCAAGCAGAAAGGAATTTGTAATTCATATGGAAGAACATCAGATGCTGAACATGATTATGTGCAGACTATTGTGGGAATTGCGGTCTATGTTCCATATCCGCGTTCACAGATGACAAATGAGTATTTGATCCTCACCATCTTCAGAGCACTGTTGTATATAGATTGTATGGTAGTTGCCAACTTGCAAAGTGATGAAGTTTTCATGGAAAGTCACATCCAGGCCTTGCTTGAAAGTTGGTTAGAGAAGTTGACATTTTACTGTGGTTGCTGACTGTGATGAAGTTTATCTGTGAGTTGCTTTCTTTCTTCATGACATTAAAAGGATGGACCATTCTtgccattttttaaattaaataaatttcatgttctAAGAACCTTCTGAATTATTTAAACTCAAAGATGCATAAACATTTTCAAGAGCATAATTACAAGTTACCAATAAAACTACTGTGTTGCCAAAAGCAGTCCTACCAAACATTGCATGTAAAgctgaaaatcaaaatttttgtagTTTGAAACTATAGTTTCAGACAAACTGCGTTTGCCTGGTTACTTCCAGCAAAAGGCTGTTCTGGTCTAAGCTAATAAAGGAGGACTCAATATTGTCAGCTTGGCTTTTGAATTTACTTCTTCAACACAGGCCAGAGAAATCGAGTTGTGTAGGATTCAAACAACTTAAAGTGCCTCACTAGTCTACTTCTTCCCGGCCATTGTCCATATTGAAGAGGGTTTTGCAACAAATAAAGCAGCTTCTCTTTGGTTGTGTTAGGGAGTTGGTGGAAAATAACCATGACAAGGAACAGAAAGGGAAAAGTTTTAAAGGATCTGGTGAGGAGAATAGGCAGGTTAGATGTGAGATTATGAAGGGATGGGGAAAACAATGTGGAGATGGATCCAACATTAGGCAATAGTTGGAGCTGGATATAATTAATTCAACCCAGGAATGGAAGAATGGTTTTGAATCCCAGAAGAGGGATGTGGGGATAGTAATTGGAAACGCCATTGTAGAGGAGATTACAAGTGAAGTTGTGATGCACATCACGAATGTCCTATAGCTAAGATGTAATTTGCTTGCTTGcttgtttcaaattttaattactttgtGCAGTTTCAGTTACTGTTCAAATGTAGTTGTCcctgtcttttctttttagatttgtTCCATTACAGATATGTACCTAACAagttagaaaaaagaaagaaaagttgatccatatctttttctcaaattgaaGTTAGAGTAAGAAATTTATGTGCAAGTAGCTTTACTTTATCTGAAATTCACCCTAAATTGCTTAAAGCACTGAGATTTAATGGTTGAATCAGTCTCTGATTATAATCACCCTGACCTTACCTTTTCTATTGTAATCAACCCTGAATCTTACATTTGCTCAGGTTTATATGAAAGAACTGACATTTTAATCAACCTTTAACCCTGTTGGAAGCTATACTTTTGAAGCAAAGATACGATAAAAGAAAGGACACAATAAAATTCCAAGGAACAGTTCAGGATATTGAACTTGCCAAAGTTGACAAATAATTTTCCACCTTTGCTCACATCTCTATACCTCATCTGTCTCTCTCACGAGGAAGCTGAGAAACCCTAACTAAATTGTCATTCTCAACACTGCAGGATTGTTTACAAGAGAAATTGAACATACCCTTTTTCAATCATTGTTTCGTATGATGTATGGATTTGGAATGGATGCCCAAccttataatattatattagtgTTGGCAAAAGGAGATGATGGTCTGAAGTTACTTGACATAAAAATGCTATCCAAATAGTTACAGAGCTGAACAAACGATTCATTTTTACCACTTTAAACCCATAGCTGGAACCATGATATCGACTGACCGATTGTATATGTCCTAGAGTTGGGGGAAAGCGAGAGGGAATCCAGGCTTATAATGTAAACATATTCAGGCATCAATATGCAATTGAGATTAGGTTTTTCAGTAAATAAAAAGACAGCAGCCCATTTCAATCTTTGAATTATAGCATTCAATTTACCTTAATTTCTTCCTATCAGCTATGTTGACTAGTTATGGACTACCCATTCAGATGGAGACAATTTGCTTTTGGAGCCTACATACGTACCCCCCAAAACACAATAAATTAAATTCGAATACGTATATAAAATGTGAGGGCGGGAGACACAGCCACTAAAGACGGGcaatgaaaggaaaaaagatGCCTTGATTATAAACGATTATTACATCACCTAACAGCCAAAAACATGGCAACTCTTGTAATGTATCTCGGCAGTTTAAGCTACATACAACCTTGAGATAGTTTGGATTATGTCTCTTCCAATTCTCTCCCTTCTATAATCTTGAATACCCTGTCTGTTTTTCCTGTTTGCACCCTCACATCTTCTgtatattttcttcttcattgagCTTTGTTTTCAACTCTGCAACCCTTGAGCCTAAACACTTGCTCAAATGGCTACTGAGGCCAGATCATACAAGCCATTGAAGCAACTTGGAGAGCTCCCTCCAGGAACAGCAACAACCTTTCATCTTAAAGGTTTACCTTTCAGAAAGAGGGTATGTAGAATTCAAGCACTTTCAATCCGCCTAAGAGGATTTCCATTTTCTTAAAAGTTCTTCATATACCCCATCCTTTTTTTCTCGGCTAAGGCTGTGTTTCAGCCTTGACAATGTGGCTGAGGTGACCTTGATTCCTTTCTCAATCATATCCTCAGCATACTTAACTGCCTCAGGAAGCATGTTTGCATCACGAAGCCCATTAATCAGCAGATTTCCAGTCTCATCCAAATCAGAATCATAATTCTCTATCATGAATTTCCAAACTTTTACAGCCACATAAGGGTCCCCAATGTCAAGAAAAATCTTAACCGCCGCAATGCAATCTGTTTTACTTGggaaaaactcatttttaacCATCTCGTTGAACAGCACTGAAGCATCCTTCAACTTCCTATTCTTGATCAGGAAATGAAATAGCAAGTTATATGATTGCATATCTGGAAATGCCCCAGCGAAAACCATTTCATCCAACATCTTCTTCGCTGTATCTGTATAATTCTTGGAACAGTACAACTCGATCATCAAATTATACATCTCTGTATCCGGCCTAATCCCAACTTTCTCCACCATTGCCTTCCAAATCAACTCAGCTCCCCTAACATTACCGACTTTCTGAAAATCCTCAAGTACATCCCTAAAAAACTTGATCCCCGGATAACACTTCCTCTGGTGCAGTATATCAATATATTTCAAAGCCTCATTAACCCCATCCTTCCCCTTAATCAAAGTACTCAAAAACGAATCATAAGCCGGTACATTACCGGGATCCCACCCTACTTCAGCAACCATCTCATCGAAAGTAGTTTTAGCCAAACTAGCATTCCCTTCTTTCTCCCACCCTTCTAGCAAGATAGCATAACTATCCAAATCCGGCCTAATCCTAGATTTAGCTACGCTTAGAAACTCCAAACCATCAATGGTTTTACCTTCCCTACAAATAGCACTAATcaaagtattcaaagcaacgatatcCCTAACACAGCCGTACTGGTCCATAACTTCGAAAGTCAAAACAGCTTCCTTAACTTTATCAAAACTAACATAACTACTAAAAACGGAAGCGAAAGTAGCCAAAGAAACTAACCCTTCATTTTTCATGGACTTAACGGCGTCCCACATAGCATCAAAGAGACCGTTCTTACCCAACAAGTCTACGACGAGGTTCCAGGAATAAGGCGAATGGTGGTGTTGGAGTTGGTGGCCAGACCAACGGAAGAACTTGACGGCTTGGGAAGGGAAGGAGTAGGAGAATTTGAGGACGTTTTCGACGTCGACCTGGGTGATACGGAGGCCGGTGTCTTGAAGAAGGGTTTCGACGGCGGGGGAAGGGGTGGTGGAAATAATTTCGCAGAGGAGTCTGACTTTGGGGTTGAGGTTAGGGGCGGTTTGGTATGAAGGGAAATTTGGGGGTTTAGGGGGCGAAGAGGAGCGCTGGGAATGTGATCTTTTCTTGTCTTTGCCCATTTCTCAGGGTGGAGCTTTCTGGCGGAATTTGAGGGGGCGGCGTCGATCGGATTCCGAGATGGAAACGAACACTAAAAGCTGTGGTCTCTTATGGACCTAACATAGGTCACATCCCTCACGACATAAGATTGAAAGATCCAAACCTTCCTCTTCGGAGCGGAAACGGGCGTGGCCAAAACATATAAAGATCGGCGTAGTCGCTCATAGGGACATATCCATTTTTCATTCTGGTTTGATTGGTGGCGGAAGCTCTTCTGATGAGTCAGGTGCTGTGGTATTTGATGTAGTGGAACCAGACGAGATCCCCTTTTTGACCCGTTGCCAAAGAAGAACCCGCAGCGGTACCCTTCAGAAGTCCCAACCCGTGTGAAATTagacaacaacaaaattaaaaactaaactatATTACCACATTAATAGGGATTTCCCTATctatttaattgaaattcaaattttatttaaactgggtaaaaataaattatccaataaatttataaataaaagagttaattACTTCAAACATCcctatgttttaaattgattcttaaacttcaaaatattctCATTACATCtctaaattatgaatattatgtaaattaagtcaaataaataaaaattgtacaCTTGTTGGTCCTTTTAGGCTGCACTTATGTACTacataacaataattaaaatttgacaaaaacattgatt
This sequence is a window from Gossypium raimondii isolate GPD5lz chromosome 5, ASM2569854v1, whole genome shotgun sequence. Protein-coding genes within it:
- the LOC105769371 gene encoding pentatricopeptide repeat-containing protein At1g77360, mitochondrial, whose translation is MGKDKKRSHSQRSSSPPKPPNFPSYQTAPNLNPKVRLLCEIISTTPSPAVETLLQDTGLRITQVDVENVLKFSYSFPSQAVKFFRWSGHQLQHHHSPYSWNLVVDLLGKNGLFDAMWDAVKSMKNEGLVSLATFASVFSSYVSFDKVKEAVLTFEVMDQYGCVRDIVALNTLISAICREGKTIDGLEFLSVAKSRIRPDLDSYAILLEGWEKEGNASLAKTTFDEMVAEVGWDPGNVPAYDSFLSTLIKGKDGVNEALKYIDILHQRKCYPGIKFFRDVLEDFQKVGNVRGAELIWKAMVEKVGIRPDTEMYNLMIELYCSKNYTDTAKKMLDEMVFAGAFPDMQSYNLLFHFLIKNRKLKDASVLFNEMVKNEFFPSKTDCIAAVKIFLDIGDPYVAVKVWKFMIENYDSDLDETGNLLINGLRDANMLPEAVKYAEDMIEKGIKVTSATLSRLKHSLSREKKDGVYEELLRKWKSS